The proteins below come from a single Cannabis sativa cultivar Pink pepper isolate KNU-18-1 chromosome 3, ASM2916894v1, whole genome shotgun sequence genomic window:
- the LOC115709910 gene encoding ribulose-phosphate 3-epimerase, chloroplastic: MSTASLCSSTLQSQISGLGSGLKLQRQNLAQPSSFTFTRKTFRTAVKATARVDKCSKSDIIVSPSILSANFAKLGEQVKAVEVAGCDWIHIDVMDGRFVPNITIGPLVVDALRPVTDLPLDVHLMIVEPEQRVPDFIKAGADIVSVHCEQTSTIHLHRTVNQIKSLGAKAGVVLNPGTPLGAIEYVLDVVDLVLIMSVNPGFGGQSFIESQVKKISELRRLCAEKGVNPWIEVDGGVGPSNAYKVIEAGANAIVAGSAVFGAKDYAEAIRGIKNAKRPEAVAA, encoded by the exons ATGTCAACTGCTTCATTATGTTCATCAACTCTTCAGTCCCAAATAAGTGGACTTGGTTCGGGTCTTAAGCTTCAAAGGCAAAATCTTGCTCAACCCAGTTCGTTTACCTTCACAAG GAAAACTTTTAGGACCGCAGTGAAGGCTACAGCTAGGGTTGATAAGTGCTCAAAAAGCGATATCATTGTTTCTCCGTCCATTCTATCCGCTAACTTTGCAAAGTTGGGGGAGCAG GTAAAAGCAGTAGAGGTGGCTGGCTGTGATTGGATCCATATTGATGTAATGGATGGCCGCTTTGTACCAAACATTACCATAGGACCACTTGTGGTTGATGCCTTGCGCCCTGTGACTGACCTTCCTTTGGATGTGCATTTG ATGATTGTGGAACCAGAACAGCGGGTGCCAGATTTTATCAAAGCTGGGGCAGACATAGTTAGTGTTCACTGTGAGCAAACTTCTACAATCCATTTGCATCGTACAGTTAACCAA ATAAAAAGTCTCGGAGCTAAGGCTGGAGTTGTCCTAAACCCTGGTACCCCTTTAGGTGCTATAGAGTACGTTCTTGATG TTGTTGATCTAGTCTTGATTATGTCTGTCAACCCTGGCTTCGGTGGACAGAGCTTTATTGAGAGTCAAGTAAAGAAAATTTCCGAGTTGAGAAGATTGTGTGCAGAGAAG GGTGTGAATCCATGGATTGAAGTGGATGGTGGAGTAGGTCCATCAAATGCATACAAG GTAATTGAGGCTGGAGCAAATGCTATTGTTGCTGGTTCAGCTGTTTTTGGAGCTAAAGATTATGCTGAAG CTATTAGAGGAATCAAAAATGCCAAAAGGCCCGAAGCAGTAGCAGCCTGA
- the LOC115709445 gene encoding uncharacterized protein LOC115709445, translating into MVQKRPYDEEEIFKISFKHPRQIEDSKQLFSFSESVFSESASEMVPKTLEDGFTNADSKGDGKFSGDIVTDVPKDCENIETSAPGSISSSWPAASEEESMPEAHFRFSFFPEYFIPERPIRTIAHCEDIYSLLLNHPSRKSVPIGSNHQAEVPPWGQQRTSKISGSSYLSEGVLKPESEDEKRLIGKCIIPMPDFASPVYTDPKIGSGRTDCNCEDEGSLSCARKHITEARGELVRSLGLEVFSELGFHDMGEQVAQTWSEEDEHAFHQVVFSNPASLGKNFWDRLSFVFPSRTKKEIVSYYFNVFMLRKRAEQNRYDPKNVDSDNDEGQGSDDFGDNEIDMSEDDDDSVVESPVYGHGTWSQEDNLQCSEHIAEDTSDDNINSDSNNGGVDQSSEICHEKLDNFNQHQNKIALDEKQNREVQDDSCTTSDTGVTSLRNHMSENGNRCLKSFSSNGYVLEPCDSGDWELGYMTSSRNKVDFLPTCNMIEEVFGEETLNHKVRDGKTFTF; encoded by the exons ATGGTACAGAAGCGACCTTATGATGAAGAAGAAATCTTCAAGATTTCTTTTAAGCACCCAAGACAGATTGAAGACAGCAAACAACTCTTCTCATTCTCAGAATCTGTTTTTTCTGAGAGTGCATCTGAAATGGTGCCAAAAACTTTAG AGGATGGATTCACAAATGCTGATAGCAAAGGTGATGGAAAGTTTTCTGGTGACATTGTTACTGATGTTCCAAAAGATTGTGAGAACATTGAAACAAGTGCACCTGGTTCCATCTCATCATCATGGCCTGCTGCCAGTGAAGAAGAATCTATGCCAGAAGCACACTTCCGCTTTTCTTTTTTCCCAGAATATTTTATTCCCGAGCGTCCCATAAGGACCATAGCTCACTGTGAGGACATCTATTCTTTACTTTTGAATCACCCTTCTCGGAAGTCGGTTCCAATTGGATCAAACCATCAAGCTGAAGTTCCACCATGGGGTCAACAGCGCACCAGTAAGATCTCAGGCTCTTCCTATCTTTCAGAGGGAGTTTTAAAACCTGAATCTGAGGATGAAAAAAGATTAATTGGTAAGTGCATCATTCCAATGCCTGATTTTGCTTCACCTGTATATACTGATCCAAAAATTGGGAGCGGGAGAACCGATTGTAATTGTGAAGATGAGGGTTCTCTCAGTTGTGCTAGAAAACACATTACAGAAGCTAGAGGAGAACTTGTAAGATCTCTTGGGCTGGAGGTATTTTCGGAGCTAGGTTTTCATGACATGGGAGAACAAGTAGCTCAAACTTGGAGTGAAGAGGATGAACATGCATTCCATCAAGTTGTCTTCTCCAACCCAGCTTCTTTGGGCAAAAATTTCTGGGACAGGCTGTCTTTTGTCTTTCCCTCCCGGACTAAGAAGGAGATTGTCAGTTACTATTTCAATGTCTTTATGCTTCGTAAGAGAGCTGAGCAGAATAGATATGATCCAAAAAATGTTGACAGTGATAATGACGAGGGGCAGGGGAGTGATGATTTTGGTGACAATGAAATTGATATGTCTGAGGACGATGATGACTCGGTTGTTGAGTCTCCAGTATATGGACATGGCACTTGGAGTCAAGAAGATAACTTGCAGTGCAGTGAGCATATAGCTGAAGACACTTCTGATGATAATATTAATTCTGATTCTAATAATGGGGGTGTTGACCAAAGTTCAGAAATATGCCATGAGAAGCTGGACAATTTTAATCAGCATCAGAATAAAATTGCTTTAGATGAGAAACAAAATAGAGAAGTTCAAGACGATTCGTGTACAACCTCTGATACAGGAGTCACATCACTAAGGAACCACATGTCTGAAAATGGCAATCGGTGCTTGAAGAGCTTTAGTAGCAATGGATATGTTTTGGAGCCTTGTGATTCTGGAGATTGGGAATTGGGATACATGACAAGTTCTAGAAATAAGGTTGACTTCTTGCCAACCTGCAATATGATTGAAGAGGTTTTTGGAGAAGAGACCTTGAATCACAAGGTTAGAGATGGAAAAACCTTTACTTTCTGA
- the LOC115709798 gene encoding plant intracellular Ras-group-related LRR protein 7 produces MGCCSSQHADSKASRLNRWRSTGIVALRDSKLKTLPEEVLNLERSVRTLDLTHNKIVDIPLDICKLINMQRLVLADNLIQSLPINLGKLQSLKVMTLDGNRISSLPDEFGQLVRLERLSISRNSLECLPETIGSLRNLQLLDVSNNKLKSLPESIGSCFSLEELQANDNLIDDLPDSICNLTHLKSLSLNNNNVKKIPTNILKDCKALQNLSLHGNPISMDQFQQMEGFEEFEARRRKKFDKQIDSNVMISSKGLDEGVDL; encoded by the exons ATGGGCTGCTGTTCCAGCCAACACGCAGACTCCAAAGCCAGTAGGCTAAATCGATGGCGATCCACTGGTATTGTCGCTCTGCGTGACTCCAAATTGAAG ACATTGCCAGAAGAAGTCCTCAATTTGGAAAGATCTGTACGAACTCTTGATTTAACACACAACAAGATAG TTGACATTCCCTTGGATATTtgcaaattaataaatatgcagCGGCTG GTTTTAGCTGATAATCTTATTCAGTCTCTGCCAATAAATTTGGGGAAACTGCAGTCTCTAAAAGTTATGACACTTGATGGAAATCGAATTTCTTCCTTGCCTGATGAAT TTGGGCAGCTAGTGAGGCTTGAACGGCTGTCCATCTCAAGGAACTCCTTAGAATGTTTGCCTGAAACTATTGGCAGCTTGCGAAAT TTGCAACTTTTAGATGTCTCAAATAACAAATTAAAGTCTCTTCCAGAATCAATTGGGAGCTGTTTCTCTTTGGAAGAACTACAAGCTAATG ATAATCTTATCGACGATCTTCCTGATTCTATCTGCAATCTTACCCACTTAAAGTCGCTTTCCTTGAACAATAATAATGTGAAGAAG ATACCAACAAATATTTTGAAGGACTGTAAAGCACTGCAGAACCTCTCCCTTCATGGCAACCCTATTTCAATGGATCAGTTTCAGCAG ATGGAAGGATTCGAAGAGTTTGAAGCTAGGAGGAGGAAGAAGTTTGACAAGCAAATTGATTCAAATGTGATGATAAGCTCCAAAGGGCTTGATGAGGGTGTTGATCTTTGA